In a single window of the Harpia harpyja isolate bHarHar1 chromosome 3, bHarHar1 primary haplotype, whole genome shotgun sequence genome:
- the SGPP1 gene encoding sphingosine-1-phosphate phosphatase 1: MAFCRRLARLAAHLQDPQKVAAFQRLCGVEGPSGWAEAEQRAGGRGPVVNGGPPAAERAGGQGHPAGNGTVPGGAAPPQRWRRRPRRNSLTEEDGSQEFSTRSRFLYYLFSLGTELGNELFYILFFPFCIWNLDAWLGRRLIIIWVWVMYLGQCTKDVIRWPRPASPPVVKLEVFYNSEYSMPSTHAMSGTAIPLALLLLSYGRWQYPLMFGLILAFCWCALVCCSRIYMGMHSILDVIAGFLYAILILVVFHPVVDLIDNFNLTYKYAPLIIISLHLALGIFSFTLDTWSTSRGDTAQILGCGAGVACGSHVNYIMGLKLDPLPDMLPLSLSSLTVTVFGKAILRLLIGVIVLLLTKVAMKKATIPLACKIFRIPHDNVRKARQRMEVELPYRYITYGMVGFSLMFIVPCLFHFIGLS, from the exons ATGGCTTTCTGCCGGCGCCTGGCCCGGCTGGCCGCCCACCTGCAGGACCCGCAGAAAGTGGCCGCCTTCCAGCGGCTCTGCGGAGTGGAGGGGCCTTCGGGCTGGGCCGAGGCGGAGcagcgggccgggggccgggggccggtgGTGAACGGCGGCCCCCCGGCCGCGGAGCGGGCGGGAGGACAGGGGCATCCCGCCGGGAACGGAACGGttcccggcggggcggcccccccGCAGCGGTGGAGGAGGAGGCCGCGCCGCAACTCCCTCACGGAGGAGGACGGCAGCCAGGAGTTCTCCACCCGCAGCCGCTTCCTCTACTATCTCTTCAGCCTGGGCACGGAGCTGGGCAACGAGCTCTTCTAcatcctcttcttccccttctgcaTCTGGAACTTGGACGCCTGGCTGGGGCGGAGGCTTATCATCATCTGGGTGTGGGTGATGTACCTGGGGCAGTGCACCAAGGATGTCATCCGCTGGCCGCGGCCTGCCTCCCCGCCCGTGGTGAAGCTGGAAGTCTTCTACAACTCCGAGTACAGCATGCCCTCCACCCACGCCATGTCGGGCACCGCCATCCCCCTGGCGCTCCTGCTGCTCAGCTACGGCCGCTGGCAG TATCCCCTTATGTTTGGACTGATCCTTGCATTCTGCTGGTGTGCTTTGGTTTGCTGTAGTCGAATTTATATGGGAATGCATTCAATTCTG GATGTTATTGCTGGATTTCTTTATGCTATTCTCATCTTGGTTGTCTTCCATCCAGTTGTGGACCTGATTGATAACTTCAACTTAACTTACAAATATGCACCCTTAATTATCATCAGTCTCCATTTAGCCCTGGGCATCTTCTCTTTTACTCTAGACACCTGGAGCACATCGCGGGGAGACACAGCTCAGATACTGGGCTGTGGTGCTGGAGTAGCCTGTGGTTCTCACGTTAACTACATAATGGGTCTAAAGCTAGATCCTCTTCCCGATATGTTACCTTTGTCTCTTTCCTCTCTCACTGTGACTGTGTTTGGAAAAGCCATATTGAGGTTGTTGATTGGAGTAATAGTTCTGTTGTTAACAAAAGTGGCGATGAAAAAAGCCACTATTCCATTGGCATGTAAAATATTTCGCATACCACATGACAATGTACGGAAAGCAAGACAACGCATGGAAGTTGAGCTTCCCTATCGCTATATTACGTATGGAATGGTTGGGTTCTCCCTCATGTTTATAGTTCCTTGCCTGTTCCATTTTATTGGTCTTTCTTGA